In a genomic window of Apteryx mantelli isolate bAptMan1 chromosome 2, bAptMan1.hap1, whole genome shotgun sequence:
- the CCDC126 gene encoding coiled-coil domain-containing protein 126, whose translation MFLTFSRKSMSQKLSLFLLVFGIIWGLMLLRYTFQYPRRQSSSELREQILDLSKRYVKALAEENKNLMNGGSGASMAGYADLKRTIAVLLDDILQRLVKLESRVDYIVVNGSAANTTNGTSNQVPLTSSKRANAAGNIR comes from the exons atgtttttaacattttcaagaaaaagcaTGTCCCAGAAACTgagtttatttttattagtttttggAATCATTTGGGGTTTGATGTTGCTACGCTACACTTTTCAGTATCCCAGACGCCAAAGCAGCAGTGAGTTGCGTGAACAGATATTAGACCTAAGTAAAAGATATGTCAAAGCActtgcagaagaaaataaaaatttaatgaaTGGTGGCAGTGGAGCTTCTATGGCAGGATATG CTGATCTTAAGAGAACAATTGCTGTTCTTCTGGATGACATCTTACAACGCCTGGTGAAACTGGAAAGCAGAGTTGATTACATTGTTGTGAATGGCTCAGCAGCAAATACCACTAATGGAACTAGCAATCAAGTGCCACTGACTTCGAGTAAACGTGCAAATGCAGCAGGCAACATCAGATAG